TGATTGGTTAACCACCAATACACCGCTTCTTGAGTTTCTTTTGTTGGTGTGGCATTGCGCTTTAGCCGAAGTTGGTCGACTTTCAATTCCCCGCGAACATAATGAAGCCCCAGGGTCGCTCGTTCCGGTGCTAAGACTTTAAACACAAAATACTCACCACGCAACACTCGAGGGTTGTAACTGCCAATGCAGTGCTTCATATCGCTCCCTTCTTGCAGTAAGTCATAGGTATTGCTAATCGGCACAATCGTGTCACTACCGCTTAACCGACAAGCTGGGAAGAGGGTGTTCTTATGTTTTGCCCGTTGCAGACGATTGTAGTGGGTCACTAACCGATCGTGTAGGGCATGCAGGCCATCGAGTTGGCGGCAGTTTTGCAGTTGTCGTCTCGCCTGGGGTTGCTCTGCTTGGCCTGCCATTGCTAAGGTGTCGCGCAAGGTAGTGCGGATACTCAAAATGTCGGTATCGTCTAAATCGTAAATAAACGGATAGTCCATAATATCGGGCTGATCGATTAACCAAATCGCTAGGTCGCGGTGCAGGCGTTGGAACCGACTGAGCAAACGCGCATCAAAGCGGGCATAGAGTTCACGAATGAGATGAATATCTTGTTGGTTAAAATCGGTGGCTTGATATTTATTGAGCAGTTTTAATACCGCAGGGCTGGCGGGCAGGTTGTGCAATGCGAGTATTTGGGTGCGCTTTAACCCAAACAAGGGAAAAACATCATCCGGTGTTAAGCAGGCCTGCTTGGCGTGTTCCATAATAAACCACACCAACAGTGGGGCGCTAACCAGTAACTCTTGCGCCGCTTTTGAGCGACTCACAAACCATAAACTACTAAAGGTATGTTGCCGAAACCGTGTTTCAAAAGCGAGCAGGGCGTCTGCCAGTTCACTTGGAAATTGAGCATGCCAATGCGTACCCTCCGGCGTGTTAAACAACCAAGCCAGTGATAAGCCCTTATCTTCATGGTAAGCGTTTACAAAACGCTGATTCGAAATATCATTAATCCAAGAAACCCCTTCCGACCAAGGTGTCAGCTCGAGTGCCAATGGGTAACCAAAGGTTTGGCTCATATCAATACGAAGCGGTTGCACCATAGTCACTCCCGGGAAAAAAGGGTGGTAGAAGGTTCATTTTAATGAAATGAAGGCTAACGTGCAAAACTTGGGTTAATGATATCGACAATGCTTGTCGTATGAGTTTTGTAAGACTTTGACATTAAGTTATGGCGTGGTTATATTGGGGTAATTTACGCAAAAAAACATTGGATACATAAGATCCCCTTAAAGATTAACTTGCCGAAATTGGGTTAGTAGCCCCTAATATTTAATGAGTAAATAACGAGGCATAAAAATGGCCGTACAAAGTCAAAAATATTCTGTTAACCAATATTTGATCGAAACCTTGCTCAGCTGGGTGAAGTCCGGTGAAATTGCCATACCTGAGATTCAGCGTCCATTTGTATGGGAAGCCGCGAAAGTGCGTGACCTCATGGAC
This Thiomicrospira cyclica ALM1 DNA region includes the following protein-coding sequences:
- a CDS encoding PcfJ domain-containing protein, which produces MVQPLRIDMSQTFGYPLALELTPWSEGVSWINDISNQRFVNAYHEDKGLSLAWLFNTPEGTHWHAQFPSELADALLAFETRFRQHTFSSLWFVSRSKAAQELLVSAPLLVWFIMEHAKQACLTPDDVFPLFGLKRTQILALHNLPASPAVLKLLNKYQATDFNQQDIHLIRELYARFDARLLSRFQRLHRDLAIWLIDQPDIMDYPFIYDLDDTDILSIRTTLRDTLAMAGQAEQPQARRQLQNCRQLDGLHALHDRLVTHYNRLQRAKHKNTLFPACRLSGSDTIVPISNTYDLLQEGSDMKHCIGSYNPRVLRGEYFVFKVLAPERATLGLHYVRGELKVDQLRLKRNATPTKETQEAVYWWLTNQEK